DNA sequence from the Ogataea parapolymorpha DL-1 chromosome II, whole genome shotgun sequence genome:
CGCCGTTTGTGAAATTGGCCCCTCATTTTCCAACCAGTAGACAAATTCCTTGCTCAATATTCTCTAGTTACGGcttttttgttttcagCAATTTCATCTGCTCTCTTTTACGGCCAACCAGTGTATGCGTTCCAGGCTTTTACAGAAACTACATATAGGCGCTGGACATCCGGAAACCGCCGTGGATACACAACAGACGATCACAATGGAGAAACCAGACCAACAGATTCTGCAAAACGTTTATCAGGAACATGTGGGAGGAGTCGATAACTCGCAATTGGCTGTTCAGCAGGcgcaacagcagcagatggCCATTCTGCAGCACATGCCCTCGTACCAGGCAATCATCCAGCCAAACTACATGCATCTGCAGCGGGTAGCTGGCATGTCCCTGCTGCCGCAACGGTCTACGGTGTCTAAAGGCAAATACTCTCTGAAGGACTTTATAATAATGCGAACTTTGGGAACGGGCTCCTTTGGCCGCGTGCATCTTGTCAAATCGGTCCACAACAACCGGTTCTACGCGAtcaaggtgctgaaaaaggCCCAGGTCATCAGAATGAAGCAGGTGGAACACACAAACGACGAGAGACGCATGCTCAAGCTCGTGGAGCACCCGTTCCTGATCCGGATGTGGGGCACGTTCCAGGACGCGAAGAACCTGTTCATGGTGATGGACTACATCGAGGGCGGAGAGCTGTTCTCGCTGCTGCGGAAGTCGCAGAGATTCCCCAACCCGGTGGCCAAATTCTACGCCGCAGAGGTGACCCTGGCGCTCGAGTACCTCCACTCGCACAACATCATTTACCGCGATCTCAAACCGGAAAACATTCTTCTAGACAGAAACGGCCACATCAAGCTGACCGACTTTGGGTTTGCCAAGGAGGTCGAGACCGTCACGTGGACGCTGTGCGGGACTCCGGACTATATTGCGCCCGAGGTGATTACCACCAAGCCGTACAACAAGAGTGTGGACTGGTGGTCGCTGGGGATTCTGATCTTTGAAATGCTGGCCGGCTACACTCCGTTCTACGACCAAACCCCAATGAAGACGTACGAAAAGATTCTGGCGGGCAAAATCCACTATCCTTCGCACTTCCATCCGGATGTGGTCCATCTGCTGTCTCGGCTGATCACCGCGGACCTGACACACCGTCTCGGCAACCTGCAGAACGGTCCGGCAGACATTAGGAACCACCAGTGGTTCAGCGAAGTTGTGTGGGAGAAACTGCTACTGAAGGACATAGAGACTCCGTATGAGCCCCCAATTACCGCCGGTGTCGGTGACACATCTCTGTTTGACCACTACCCAGAAGAACAGCTGGACTATGGTGCCGTGGGCGACGACCCGTACGGCAAGTATTTTGTCGACTTTTGAGGCTGTGCAGCTACCAAGAAGCGGCCCAAAAAATGTTTGTGCGGCAAGAATCTGGGGCATTATTTTGACAGTGTTTACCGAAACAAGATGTTTGGCCGTTCGAGATCCCGCAGAGCGCTAAGAAAGTCGCAAGGGAACGCCAGCTCGCCCGAGATtggctcttccagcagcatcaGGGAAGACCCTGAGTCGGCGGCTTCCGTTTGCACAAGCATCACGTCGAACCTGAAGCAGCTGGACCTGGCAGCCAAGGAGACCGTGCGGGCCGCGCCACCTTCAGCATACCGGGGAGCTCCGGTGGGCCAGCGCCAAGAAATGGACGAATTGTTTGCGATGgaagacgagctgctgaCAATAGTCAGGGCGTTCCAGAATACCAGTTTGGTGCGCAAAAAAATGCTGGAGAGCCTGATCACCAACAATTTCGGCGTTTTCCGGTGCAGCACGGCACACACGACCAGCATCGAGATGCTCGAGCGGATCCAGAACACCGTGAACTCGCTGATCTCGTTTGCGATGCTGCTGAACCAGTCGGACCAGCCGCAGgacgagttcgacgacATGAACCCGTATTACGCCGGCGTGCACACCCCGCCGCGCGCGCGTGCCAGCATGCGCGTCCCGCGACACCTCTACGAGGCGTACTACCCGATGACTCCTTACAGATAACTAAGAAGAACTTCTCCATACTAGGCACTTTTGCTCTCTATTATATACAGGTCACTCCAGGACAATCTTGGCGCCCAGGCCTTCGAGTGTAGCTTTCATTTGTTCGGCGTCCTCCTTGCTGACATTCTCCTTGATCACCTTTGGAGCACCCTCAACAAATTTCTTCGACTCGACCAGAGAAAGTCCCAGAAGCGATTTGAcctccttgatgattttcgGCTTGGCCTTGGCGTCGAACGACTCGAGTTTCACGTTGAAGATGGTTTTCTCTTGCAcctcctccttggcctcggcGGCCTCTGCCTCGGCGGCGGCAGCAGGGGCTGGGGCAGCGGCCCCGGCGGCGGGGAATGCAATGTCTGggatgttgagcttggaCTTGAGCTCCTGGATCAGATACGAGGTCTCCAACAGGGTCAGCGTCGAAATCTGGTCGACAATTTGTGCGATTTTCGGGTCCACAGGCTTGGCCTCCGTCGAGTTGTGTCTGGCCAGACGGGCGCCGGCGTTGGCTGCTGCAGATCTTCTGCCGAGTCTCACGGTGGCTCTAGCGGTTTGTCTTAGAACTGCAGACATGGTGATAGAAATAATTAGTACTGGTGAAaatttggtgaaaaaaCCACGGCAAAAAGGGCGTGCACATTCCCACGCCGGTTTTGCAAAGAGCTTATGTAAGAGTCGAATTTTCATTTCTCTTCACCATGTCGTTCAGATTCTGTGCCGAATGGTAAGTAAAACGCCTTCCTGCGTACGCTAACTCCGCCAGCAACAACATGTTGTATCCGCGCGAggacaaggaaaacaaaagaCTGCTCTACCAGTGTCGAAATTGCCCGTATTCTGAGCTTGCGGATAACGCCAGAGTCTACAGACacgagctgatcaccaACATCGGAGAAACCGCAGGCGTGGTGGAGGACATAGGGTCTGACCCGACGCTGCCCCGCTCGGACAAAACGTGTCCCAAATGTCACAACTCCGAGtgtgtctttttccagTCCCAGCAGAAAAGAGCAGACACGAGCATGGTGCTGTTCTACGTTTGTTTGGAGTGCAAAAATGTGTTCCGCAGTTAGAGGGCCGGCCGCGCGAGCGGAGCAGGGTGTATTGTATAATAATCAGATGCGAAA
Encoded proteins:
- a CDS encoding Fucose permease, with the translated sequence MSAVLRQTARATVRLGRRSAAANAGARLARHNSTEAKPVDPKIAQIVDQISTLTLLETSYLIQELKSKLNIPDIAFPAAGAAAPAPAAAAEAEAAEAKEEVQEKTIFNVKLESFDAKAKPKIIKEVKSLLGLSLVESKKFVEGAPKVIKENVSKEDAEQMKATLEGLGAKIVLE
- a CDS encoding putative secreted protein; translated protein: MFGRSRSRRALRKSQGNASSPEIGSSSSIREDPESAASVCTSITSNLKQLDLAAKETVRAAPPSAYRGAPVGQRQEMDELFAMEDELLTIVRAFQNTSLVRKKMLESLITNNFGVFRCSTAHTTSIEMLERIQNTVNSLISFAMLLNQSDQPQDEFDDMNPYYAGVHTPPRARASMRVPRHLYEAYYPMTPYR
- a CDS encoding cAMP-dependent protein kinase type 2 translates to MEKPDQQILQNVYQEHVGGVDNSQLAVQQAQQQQMAILQHMPSYQAIIQPNYMHLQRVAGMSLLPQRSTVSKGKYSLKDFIIMRTLGTGSFGRVHLVKSVHNNRFYAIKVLKKAQVIRMKQVEHTNDERRMLKLVEHPFLIRMWGTFQDAKNLFMVMDYIEGGELFSLLRKSQRFPNPVAKFYAAEVTLALEYLHSHNIIYRDLKPENILLDRNGHIKLTDFGFAKEVETVTWTLCGTPDYIAPEVITTKPYNKSVDWWSLGILIFEMLAGYTPFYDQTPMKTYEKILAGKIHYPSHFHPDVVHLLSRLITADLTHRLGNLQNGPADIRNHQWFSEVVWEKLLLKDIETPYEPPITAGVGDTSLFDHYPEEQLDYGAVGDDPYGKYFVDF